The DNA window TAAGATACACATCTACTAACCCTACTGTTAAGATACACATCTACTAACCACTGTTAAGATACACAGCTACTAACCACTGTTAAGATACACATCTATTAACCCTACTGTTAAGATACACATCTACTAACCCTACTGTTAAGATACACAGCTACTAAccactgttaatatacacagCTACTAAccactgttaatatacacagCTACTAAccactgttaatatacacagCTACTAACCCCACTGTCAAGATACACAGCTACTAACTACTGTTTAGATACACAGCTACTAACCCCACTGTTAAGATACACAGCTACTAACCCCACTGTTAAGATACACAGCTACTAAccactgttaatatacacagCTACTAACCCCACGGTTAAGACACACAGCTACTAACCCCACGGTTAAGATACACAGCTACTAACCCCACTGTTAAGATACACAGCTACTAACCCTACTGATAAGATACACAGCTACTAACCCTACTGATAAGATACACAGCTACTAACCCTACTGATAAGATACACAGCTACTAACCCCACTGTTAAGATACACAGCTACTAACCCCACTGTTAAGATACACAGCTACTAACCCCACTGATATTCTTCTGGACTGTCAAGTGACTATGAAGTCGACTTCCTTCTTCATTCCCAAGAACGTCTTCCAGCCGAGAACGTGTAAATTTAAACATCATCTTTCCTGTCATGCCATCAAACAAGTTCCTGATTCTATAGAGACAAACAGTAAGTTAGTAGATTCGTTCATGTATTACGATTACacttaatctattagtgtaaacagaaatattgtttttttttattttaaataccaaGGTTCCTTATTACTCTAAAcaattacaattacttttttcatgtaaacaataacattatttattggtGTAAGGAGTAaggttgtttgttacatgttattctaaacagtatagtcactcattatgtattgtcagcatgaagacttgtgtgagaatacttgttattctaaacagtatagtcactcattatgtattgtcagcatgaagacttgtgtgagaatacttgttattctaaacagtatgatcactcattatgtattgtcagcatgaagacttgtgtgagaatacttgttattctaaacagtatgatcactcattatgtattgtcagcatgaagatttgtgtgagaatacttgttattctaaacagtatgatcactcattatgtattgtcagcatgaagacttgtgtgagaatacttgttattctaaacagtatgatcactcattatgtattgtcagcatgaagacttgtgtgagaatacttgttattctaaacagtatgatcactcattatgtattgtcagcatgaagacttgtgtgagaatacttgttattctaaacagtatgatcactcattatgtattgtcagcatgaagatttgtgtgagaatacttgttattctaaacagtatgatcactcattatgtattgtcagcatgaagacttgtgtgagaatacttgttattctaaacagtatgatcactcattatgtattgtcagcatgaagacttgtgtgagaatacttgttattctaaacagtaaagtcactcattatgtattgtcagcatgaagacttgtgtgagaatacttgttattctaaacagtatagtcactcattatgtattgtcagcatgaagacttgtgtgagaatacttgttattctaaacagtatagtcactcattatgtattgtcagcatgaagacttgtgtgagaatacttgttattctaaacagtatgatcactcattatgtattgtcagcatgaagatttgtgtgagaatacttgttattctaaacagtaaagtcactcattatgtattgtcagcatgaagacttgtgtgagaatacttgttattctaaacagtatagtcactcattatgtattgtcagcatgaagacttgtgtgagaatacttgttattctaaacagtatagtcactcattatgtattgtcagcatgaagacttgtgtgagaatacttgttattctaaacagtatagtcactcattatgtattgtcagcatgaagacttgtgtgagaatacttgttattctaaacagtatagTCACTCATTATGTATTGTCAGCATGAAGACTTGTGTGAGAATACTTGTAACAAATGAGCCTAAACCACAGCTAAACGTCAATCAGAAAGACGAAATGTTCGTTAACCAACAACACATAATTTCATTTCAGTAGGTCAACATAATAATGTtatgtacagtaataatgtaCATTTACTGAAAATCTAAAATGACGTGTCTAAAACAAACATACGATGGACTGAAGTCCTTGGATTTCAACCATTCCTGGACTTCAGCTGGACTGGATTTAGCTGTTATGTTTAACCCATCCCGGTGACCTAAATTTACTTTCCCCCACTTTCTGTGGGCACTATGACCCAGGGTCATCTGGTCTGTAACTTCTTTCTTCAGTCTGCCATGGGCATCTTTGGGCACTGAGGCATTTCTCTTCTTCACAATGAGGGCTACATCAGGGGatgaattataattatcattaaaaataaaaggcTTAGCTCTAAAAATACATAATATCTTTTCCTTTCCATTTCCATTGTAGTTGCATAAGAATTAATAATTACCATAAACAAGGCTTAGCTCTAACACTCACAATCTGTTTTTCTCGCTATTTACATTTCGGCAACCTATGAACTAGAAGTGGAATTAGTTCGAGGATAAGACTTTACACTTACGTTTCCATGGTTGTGTGAGAGGTGTAGGTGGTAGAGGCGGGGGTGTGGGTGGTTGAACTTTGTTGTTCTGATGTAGAGGTATTGGAGACTTTGCTTTCTTTTTATGGATTTTCATGTTATCTAAGCAAAAGAATAGTAAATATATGATATTActgaatcattttaaatattttaaaacatgacacatttaaattttaatgacAAACGTACAAATgtaacacgtatatatatatatacataattccATTTTATCGTAATTTAAAGTATTTAGGGcaaaaattcattaaatgtttttttccagCTTCAATGCGTGTTTTATATATACCATAACAATATACTAGCAAATACAACCAGTAAAACAGCCttctttaatgtttataaacgttttctGTGATAAAGAATAAATCTGAGATCCTATAAAACAGTCTTTTTTAGGTTTAGCAACATATtgtgtgataaaaaataaatgtgagaTCCTATAAGCCAGTCTCTTTTAGGTTTAGCAACATATTGTGTGATAAAGAATAAATCTGAGATCCTATAAGAGTCTCTTTTAGGTTTAGCAACATAT is part of the Tachypleus tridentatus isolate NWPU-2018 chromosome 4, ASM421037v1, whole genome shotgun sequence genome and encodes:
- the LOC143248576 gene encoding uncharacterized protein LOC143248576; amino-acid sequence: MGSSEPKIYNSNMVPGALNPSKKQSNNMKIHKKKAKSPIPLHQNNKVQPPTPPPLPPTPLTQPWKPLIVKKRNASVPKDAHGRLKKEVTDQMTLGHSAHRKWGKVNLGHRDGLNITAKSSPAEVQEWLKSKDFSPSIRNLFDGMTGKMMFKFTRSRLEDVLGNEEGSRLHSHLTVQKNISGFKTYSTRELQTILAERRRKIENSADSRDTINKNMISLFNEHGHNSDSGVSSNGSDSDLSNTGFDPEAKIAAPSRGHKQKQKATTTAACTS